From bacterium:
GATGGCGGAAGTTCCGTCGTTCGTCGAGTACAGCGATTTCCGGGCTTGTCTGATAAAGGTGCTTGTCTTCGCCGCGACGGTCGGCCTGGTAGCCTGCTATCACGGCTTCAACGCGGACAAAGGCGCGGCGGGAGTCGGCAAGGCGGTGACGTTGAGCGTAACGAACAGCATAGTCCTGATTTTCGGTCTCGACCTTTTGCTTATGCCCATTCTTTTCTAGTTTTGGATTTGGATGATCGTTTTCGACAAAGTCACGGTTGGATTCGGTGAAAAGCTCGTTCTGGACGAGGCCAGTTTCGCGCTGCCTGCCCGGAAGATCAGTTACATAATCGGGCCGAGCGGCTCCGGCAAAAGCACCATTCTTAAGGTGATAATGGGGTTCGTGCGTCCCCGGTCGGGGCGTGTGGTTATAGACGGCGAAGATGTGACGGGAATTTCCGAGCGGCAGTATGCGCGCGTCCGCCGCAAAATGGGGATGGTCTTCCAAGGCTCGGCGCTTTTCGACGGGATGACCGTTGCGGAGAATGTCGGCTTTTATCCGACGTTCCGGGAGCGGGAAAGGCCGCGCGTCACGGCGAGGCGGGTGGCCGAAATCCTGAAGCAGCTGGGTTTGGCCGGGACGGAAAAGCTTTATCCCAGCGAGCTTTCCGGCGGGATGAAGCGCCGCGTCGCGCTTGCCCGCGCGCTTATCTACCAGCCCAAGATTCTGTTATACGACGAGCCGACAACAGGTCTCGACCCGATGTCCATCGAGCTGGTGGACGGAATAATCCGCGAAGCCAACGAAAGATTCGACGTGACATCGGTGGTCGTGAGCCACGACATATCTAGCGTGTTCAACATCGCGGATTACGTGATTTTCATCGACGCCGGAAAGCCCGTCGAGGTGGGCGGCAAGATGGGGATTCTGACACACGCGCATCCCGGGGTGCGGCGGTTTTCGATGGGATTCCAAAAGCTCGCGGAAAGGGTGCACGAAGCGATTTAACGGGTGATCATATGGCCGATTTCAGTACGCAGGCGAAAGTTGGATTGTTCATTCTGGTCGCGGTGTTCATGGTGTACGCCGGAATGGCCGCGCTCGAAAAAAAATTCAGGGGGCAGTCCTACACGATAGACGTCACTTTCGAAGACGCCAAAGGCTTGGCGAAAGGCGTCGACGTGCGCATCAACGGCATTGTGGAAGGGGTCGTTGCGGACGTGGAACGGCCCGAGGATATGAACGTCGCGGTGCTGCACATCAAGCTGCGCAAGGGAAAGCGGATTCCGGTTCACGCAAAGGTCATCGCATCCAAGGAGGGACTGATCGGCGAAAAGGTCATCAACATCAAATGGACGGACGAGGAAGAAATGAAATGGGCCGAGGAAGGCCATGTATTCCAAGGCGAGTGGGAGGAGGGATTCGACGAGCTTGTCGCGAAGGCGGCGAAGCTTATGACCAATGTCGAATCGCTTTTGTCCGAACTCTCAAGGACCGTCGACGAAGACCTGATTAACCAAATGCTCACGGATATTTCCGAAAAAGTGATTGACTCCATGGACGCGCTAAGCGCCCTTTTGTCCAACATGAATTCCCTTGTCGGCTCCAATTCCGACGAAATAAACAAGATTCTCAAGAACGTCGTCGATACTACGGAGGATTTCAAGCAGACGAGCGAGGAGATGAAAAAGCTCGTATCCGATCCGGTGCTTCATGCCCGCCTGGACAACATCACGGCCGGCCTGGAGGAAAGCGTCGCGAATCTGCAAAGCATTACTGCCAACGTGAACGATCTCGCAAGCGATCCGGAGCTGCAAAAGAACATCAAGGACAGCGCGAGGCTGACCGCCGAAACGCTCGAAGACGCAAAGGGCGCAATCGGCGAGCTGCGCGGCACGCTGAACTCGGTCAACGAAAAGGTGACCGAGGTATCGAAACTTTCCAAGATCGATGTATCCGGACGCGTAGGCGGCCGCTACGTACATCAGGACGATCCGGCGCCTGGAACCGACGAAAACCAGGCTCTCGCCGACGTGGAAATGCAGGCGGAAACGCGCCGCGGATTCGTTCGCGTGGGCGTCGAAGGGATCGGCGAGGACTCGACGCTGAATCTTCAAGGGGGGCGGCGCATTACGCCCGATCTTTCGATGCGCGGCGGTATCGTCAGGAGCAAGATCGGCCTCGGCATGGATTACAGGATGGGGCGCGCCATGTGGTCGCTTAACGGATACGATCCGAACGATCCCAAAATCAACTCCTATCTCGGTTTCAAATTGAACAGCGATTACTCGCTTCGCATCGGGGTGGAGGATGCTTTCGGCGAGCAAAACCTGATGGCGGGATTGACGTTTGAGTTTTAGGCGGCGAAGCGCAATGCCCGTTGGCGGAAAAAAGCTGCAAGGGGAACCGGGGACATATGCCGTCCGCAAATCCGGGCGCGGCAGGCTCGTTTTGGCCGCGCTGGTCTGGCTTGCGATAATCGCCGCTACGGTTTTCGCTTTGTTCCGGTTCTACCTGGGCGGGATGATTTCGAAGCTTCTCGTTAAAATCGCCAACGACAATCTGAACGGCACGGTCGAATTCGAGCGGATATCGCTCAACGTATTCACCGGCACGGCGCGCGTTTCGGATATCCGCATTTTCGACATCGAAGGCGGCTCCCCGGTCGTAGAAGTGCCGGAAGTGGAAATCGACGTTTGGCCGCTACTCGGGAAAAACTTTACGGCTACGATCAAGAACGCGCGAATTTCGGCGGTGCGGAATCCGGACGGCTCGATCAATCTTTTAAGACTTCTTAAACCCAGGGAAGAAAAAAGAGAGCCTGCCTGGAATGCAACCATAGATTGGTACGGAATCACCATAGATGCGGATGACAATTTCGGCATTCCGCCGGAGCAGCTCGCACGGATGCGAGGCGAGAACGGTTCGATAACAAAAGCGGAAAAATTTATCGCGCTTCTCGGACTCGAAGCGGATAAGGCTCAAACAAAGCGCTTCTCCCATTCGATTACGCTCGAACGGATATCCGGCGCGCTGCGATTCAAGGCCGCAGGAAGGGAAGCGACGGCGAGGTTCAAAGGCAGGCATGGCCAAACCGATTTTTCGGGCGATGCATTCCTGAATTTGGAGAGCGGAAGGGCAAGCGCAAATTTGACGTGGGGCAGGGAGGATTTCGAGTTCATCCGCGCTTACGCGGAGCAGGCGCTTCCGGTGATTTCGAAGCTCGATCCCCGTCTGGAAATTGAGCGCGTGCAAATCGAATACGCCCGAATGTCCGATGGCACTTGGGGAGCCAAAATAGATGTTGATCTGCCCTTGGCCTCCGCAACGTTTTACCGCGATACGCCGTTCGCTTTGACGGATTCGAAAGTGACCTATGATACGGGCGCAAAGCTGCTGGAGATAAAAAACGCGGGCGCGCGGTTCGGCGAGGCTGCCGCCTCGCTTTCCGGCTCCGCCGATTTCGCGAATGAAACTCTTGATTTCCAAGTCGCAATAAGGGACTTTGACCTATCCGTGCTGCCGGCCGCGAATGCGCCGTCGGGAATTTTGTCCGGGGATTTCAAGGTTGGCGGAACATTCTCCTCGCCGATGATTCGGGGGGGGGCGAAAGCAACCGGAGTATTCGCCGCAGGCCATGCCATCGGAAGCGTCGAAGCCGATTTTACCGCGTCTCCGGAACGCGCGGCCATTTCACGTTATTCGGTTTACGGAGGCGAAATAGCTGTTTCCGGCAGCGGCATCGTGACAAACGCGCCGTCCGCGGAGTTTAACTACGTTTTTCCTCCCACCCAGATAAGCCGCCTGGAGAGGCTCGCAGGCGCCAAGAAGGGCTATGTGGAAGGTCTCATCGGCTCGTCGGGCCGCGTATCGTACGCCGATGGTTCGCTGTCGGTTTCGGGTAACGCGCTTTCGCCCCGCCTGATTGCATCGAACGTCGAGGTGGAAGGAGTGCGCGCCGAATTCAAATTCGACGGACGCTCGCTTGCGATACCATCTTTGAGATTCGATTATTCCGCGCCGGGCGGCGTGACGATCGAGACGACTGCCCGGGTAAAGGCGGCCAACCTTTCCGGCGGCAAGATTCAAGTCGAGGTTGAATCCGAAAGCAGGCTGATTGGATTGGAATGGGCGGAGCACCATCGCCCGCCTGCCGCCGCAGCGGCGGATCTGTTCGGAATTGTTCCCGAGACCGGCCTTGCGGTGGATCCGAATGCGCCCAAAAGGGGAGTGGTAATCGAAAGCACTGACCCGTCGAGAATTGGAATGGAAACCTGGTGGCCCAGAAAGCAGGACGGCCTGGAGTCGGGTATTTCCGATGGACAGGCGGAGGTAGAAGAGGCGGAAATTGTCGAAAGCGTGTTGGGAATATTGGCCCCTCCCGTAATGAAAACCGTCGCTTGGTTGAGGGAGGGCGAACTTGCACCCAAAGAACGCGGCGGGAAGAGCGTCCCGGCGGCCGACGGCGCTGTTCCGGTCGTAAAGTATGTTGGATTGGCGGTGCTTGACCCGGCCGCACGCGGCGGACAACCGCCCAATATAACGCTTGAAGGACGGATGACGGCCGAGGGTATTTTGCTTAGGCCGGTGGATGTTGAAATAAAATCGGAAGGCGCGGCTGGAGAATCCTGGATTTACGCGACGGCAACCGGGAAATACAAGGACAGGGGATTCATGGCGCGCGCCGGATACAGGCCTTGTCTTGGCTGCGACCACGAGTTTAATGTGTACTTGCTTTACGGCAGCAGCGATTTCGCAGCGAAAGGAACGGTGGATATTGAAAAGGCTGCGGTTTCGGCGAAAATCGAGAGCACCGCAATCCAGCTGGAAGACCTGCTGGATGTCGAAGGGATGTACGGAAGCGCGACTCTCCAAGCTGACTTGTCGGGGGCGATTGCTGATCCGGAAGTAAATGGCGTGCTGTTGCTCGACAGCGCGGATTATCAGTCCCCCCGTCAGTCGCAATCCTTGATTTCGTTCAGCGACGGCCGTTTTCCGTTTAAGGCCGACGCATCCGGGATTAAGCTTTCGGACGGGATGTTTCATTTGGGGGGCACATCCCTTTCGCTGAACGGTTCGGTTGAGAAAGGCACGATGAACGTCGTGCTTGCCGGCGACAGCTTTTCTCTGGGAGACCTGACGCGCAACGCGTTTCCGGAAGTGGAAATTTCGGGGAAAGGCTCGCTTTCCGCATCGCTCACCGGTACGACTCGAAATCCGGACCTGCATCTGGCATATTTTCAAAGCGAGGGCGAGATTAACGGAGTGCCGTTTTCCGAAGCCGAGCTGACTGCGGAAGGCGATCTTTCCGGCATCGCAATCTCCAAGCTGAATTTGTCCAGCAAAGGCGGCCGAATTTCCGCATCCGGAAATCTTGACCTGATCGGCGATTTTCCTTTGAATGCCGGCATATCCGTGACCGATTTTCAGGCGGGCGTGGTGACCCCCCTTTTGCCGAAAGTGTCGGAGGCAAAACTTCTTGGAATCGTAAACGGCGATTTGGAAGTATCCGGAACGCTTAAATCGCCCGAGTTCCGGGTAACGGGTTTGACGATGCGGGACGGGTCGATCCTCGGCCAGCCTCTGGACGAAGCGTTTATAACGCTCAGCTACGCCGGCGATGAAGTCAAAATCGACAATTTCAGCGTTCAGGCCGGCGAGAGCACTGTTGTCGCGCAGGGCACGATCAACAAAAGCAACTTCAGCGAATCGCAGTTGTCAATCGACGCGTCATTTCTTGACCTTTCGCTGATAAATCCGTTTCTTCCGGAACGCATACCCGGCGAATTTCGAGGGAGCATTGGAATTAACACAATAGTCAAGTACGGTGATTTCGGGCCGTACATGCAGGGTTCTCTGCAAAGCGCGGGCGAGCTGGGATACGCGGACATTTCGCTCATCGGGGCCAGCGGCAATTTTACGGTTCGAGGCGACCGGATAGAGCTTGCGGACTTTGTTTTCATCAAGGAAAAAGGTTCATCGCTTCACATAGACGGAACGATTCCGCTTCCGAGCGAAGCTTCCGAGGCGATTTCCGAAATCGAAGTTCCGGGTATTTCCGGTCCTTCCGAACAGGCATCGCCCGGCCGCTTCGACCTGCATATGAGATCCGACGATTTCGAAATTGCGTATCTGACCGCGCTTATGCCCAACCTTGACATCAGCTCCGGCGGCACACTGACTGCGGATTTGAAGGTTACCGGATCCCTCAACAATCCTCTGATAGAAGGTGCGGTGCGTGTGTCTGCGGTCGACGCGGAGTTTTGGGGCGTACGTGGCGAAGGGGAGGCGTACGCGCGCGACCTCAAGTCCGGCCCGGTGATTTCGGCGGGCGAGGTTACGGGAACGATATCGCTGAAATACAATCCCAATCTTGATGCGAACACGTTTGAATTCGGCGAATTCAAGGTTTCCGAGACGACCGCGGGCGGCGTCAAAAAGGGCAAACCTGCGAAGCCGAAGCCGCTGTCGGCGGCCGGCCAACCGGAGGTGAAAGAGCACACCATAGAAATCGGCGGCGGGGGAACATTCAGGCTGCGTCCATTCAGGTTGTATCAGCTCGACGTGACCGCGATTCTGAAAAGGTTCGAGAAATTCACTCTGCCTGGCGTTTACCGCGGCCCGCTTGAAGGTTACGCCACTTTCACCAAGAGTCTCACCGACATCAACGTGCACGTGGGCGGCTCGATGACGCTTGGCACGGGCGGGGTGTTCACTCTCAAAGCGCCCGATCCCGACAGGACGCCGGTGTCGCTTCCAATCACGTTGGGAGAGCGCGCCAGTTCGTCCGGCCAGACGACGGCGGAAAACGCTGGTCCAATCGCTCCGCCGCAACGTACGATTTCGCCTCAAATCCTCAAGCAGCCGCTTAAGCCGTTCGAAGTGTATATCGAAAAGGGAGTGACGGTGCGCTTCCCGCCGCTTGTGGATTTGCGCGCGGAAATCCAGGGGGCAAAGGACAAGGAAGGCAAAGTCTCGCCGTTGAAAATAAAGGGAGATTGGCCGAACCTTGAGCTTGAAGGCGTGCTGGAAAGCTATAAGGGAAGTTTGATTCTGCACCGCCACACGTTCCGGATCGTCGAGCCTCCGTTCGAAATAAGGTTCGATCCCAAAAACGTGGACGAATTCGGAGTTCAGTACGCGTACGCTAAGGGAAAAGCCGCGGTCGTGCTGCCCGGCGGCGCGGGCGGATCAGGAATGGACGATTTCGACTTGTTTGACAATGACCTGACGATATACGTCAACATGGACAATCCGCTTACTTTGAACGCGCTCGGAGATGTGAGGCTCACAAGCGATCCGCCGCTTCCGGACGACGAGATAAAGCGCCGGATGCTCGGAGTGCTTCCGCCGGAAGGTTCTGTGCAGGGGCTGTCTCCCGAAATCCGCGACGAGCTTTACAATCTTGTAAGCGCAAGGGTGAGCAGGTTGCTCGAGGAAAAGCTGGACGTGGAGCAGTTCTCGCTGCGGATCGGCGAGCGGCAGGAGCTTTATGTGGACATCGAAAAGGAAATATCGGACAGACTTTCGCTGCTGTACAGCGCGACCTACTTCACCAGCGACGGCGAAAACGAAAAGGAGCAATTCGGCTTGAAGTACACATTCCTCAAAAGGCGGCTGTTGAGCGCTTACGTGGAAGCGCTTTACGATAACACCGACAGCGGCTTTTACGGAAACGAGTTGAATGTCGTGCTGCGCAGGAAGTTTTAGTCCGAGCCGCGCGCGCCGGCCGAACGAAGTCGCAATCCCTCCGCCCATGCGATTTCGGTTACAATAGTCCCGTGACGAATCTTGTTTTAATCATTCTGGTGGCCCTCGTCAAAGCGCTCGGCGGCGGCGGGCTGGTCGAAAAAGAAGTCGCCAAGGCCGTAGAGCAGGCGCTGGGCGACAAGGTGAAGGGCGTCAATGTCCAAATCTCGGCCGATCCCGCGACGTTCGTCGCCAAGGGCAAAATCAAGGGCATCGTGTTCATACTGGAGGATTTCGACGTGGATCCGATCGTGATCGAGACGACGAAAATCTCCATAGACGGCCTGAAAATGAACACGAAAGACGCGATTCTCGGCAAGGACGCGAAGATCAAGGAAATCGGCCCCGCTTCATGGGAGCTCGTGATCGGAGTCAACCAGTTGACCGCGGCGGTTCGCGAAAAGGCTCCGTTAATCGAGTCGCCGTATTTCAGGACGGTCGGCAACCAGCTCGAATTCACCGGCAGCTACCGGCTGAACAAGTACATTTCGGTGCCGTTCAAGGCGCGGGGAAGGCTGCGCGCTGTTTCAGGCAAGCGCGTGATGCTCGACCTGACGCATATGGACGTAAGCGGCCTGGGCATTCCTTCCGGAATAAAGGGTATGGTCGAGAAGGAAGTGAACCCGCTTCTCGACGTGGACAAGCTGATGGCCGGCAAGCGCGAGGAAATCGCGGCCTACGAGATGACGCTCAACCGCGAACTGAATCCGTTTATAGATGAAATCACGATCGGGGACGGCAAGATCGTGGGAACCGGAACTATTTAGACCGCCTGACGGTTTACTTGCCCTTCTTTTTCAGGACGGCGGCTCTCAACCTTTCTTCAAATTCGTACTCGTCGCGCACGCCCTTGACGTCCGGATTGAGCCACATGCCGAGTTTGACCAATGCGCGCAGAATTTGAGTCGCGCGCAACGCGGAGCCTTGGGTGAATTTCGCTTCGCGGGCGCATGCGTCCAGCCACGCCATCATGTCTCGCGTGAACGCCGCGGGAATGCGGTGCATGTCTTCCGTAAGTTTTTTGGCAGGCATAGGTCACCCCTTGTGTTAAAACATTTAAGAGCCGTCAGTTTAGCATATTTTCAGCCATTTGACCACAAGTATCCAAAAATCCGAAAGGCCGCGCCGGTTCGCCTATTTCCCGGCGGGATAGAACTTTATCTGCGGAATCAGGAACCGCATGAACGCCGTTTCCTCCTCCGTTCCTATTTTCGAATAAGTGCGGGTGAGCGTTGAAAAAGTCGAAACTCCGGCGATTTCGCAAGGCGCGCCGTCAGTCAGCCTGATTTTGGAAAAGTCCAGCGCGCGGCCTTGGGCCGCCATTTCGATCTTGAATTCCTCGAATTTCCGCCGCAGCCGCTCCAGTTTCTCGGCCGCCGAAATCTCCTCGAACGGCGCTCCCATTTTCTCCGTCAAATCGCGCGCCGGTACTCCTCCGTACACGCGGTTCGGAGGAATGTCATGCGTAACAGCCGCGTTCGACAGCACCAGCGACTTTGCGCCGATGTTCACCGGCGCGACGGTCACGCCCACGCCCAACCATACGTCGTCGCCCAGAGTGGCCGGCTTGGTTGAATGATATCTGCATCCTTCCACGGTGTCCCCTCCGGTGAAATGCGTCCAGATGTTGCACTTGGAGGACAAAATGCAGCCGCGCCCGATGTTCAACGGCGCATTGCAATTGAGCACGACGTCCTGGCCGATCCAGCAGCAATGCCCGATTGAAACCGTCTCGTATCCGTACACCGTGCATGGGCCGTTGATGGTGCACCAGTCCCCGATTTCGATGGATTTCAGCGCCGCGCGAAAACCCTTTCGCACATGGGTGTGATCGCCGATGACCACCCTTTCGGCGGGATTTCCGTCAAGTCCGCGGATTTTCACGTCCTCGTCCACAACAGCGCTTGGAGAAATAATGATCTCTTTCGCAAATATGCCTTCAAGTTTTCTTTCCTCGGTCACGAAGTGATTGTATCACCGAATCATTCGTTTGGACAGCCGCAGGTATTCACCGAATTTCTGCATAGTCGGATTCTCGGCGTGTCGCGCCCGGTCGCGATTTCACTGTTTTCAAACACTTCGGCATGGTATAGAATGTTGGCTTCATTTTCCATCAGGGAGCACTGCTTGGCGAGTATTTTTCTTTGGCCCCAGGGGGCCTTTCTTTTTGCCGCGGCGGCGCGCGATGCCGGGCACGCGCCCGCGTCAGAGGGACCGGTTTGGCCGGTTTGGGCATGGATCGCCTTTGTCGCGTTCATCCTCGCTATGCTCGCGATCGATCTCGGACTGCTGCACAAGCGCGCGCATGAAGTAAAACTCAAGGAAGCGCTTACCTGGTGCGCAATCTGGATATCGCTGGCGTTCGCCTTCAATATCCTTGTCTGGGTGCTTCACGGTCCAACCCAGGCGCTGGAGTTTCTCACCGGTTACGTTATCGAGTACTCGCTTTCAGTCGACAACATTTTCGTATTCATCCTTATATTCAATTACTTTCATGTGCCGCCGGCGTATCAGCACCGCGTGCTTTTTTGGGGGATTATCGGCGCGCTGACGATGCGCGCCGGCATGATCGCTGCGGGCGTGGCGCTGATTACGGCGTTTCACTGGATCGTTTACGTTTTCGGCGCGTTTCTTGTGTTTTCCGGAATCAAAATGATTTCCTCCAAGGGCAAGAAGTTCGAGCCGGAAAGGAACCCGCTGCTGAAAATTATCCGCAGGATCGTCCCGTTGACGGACGGCTTCCGCGGCCAGGCCTTTTTCGTCCGCATCGCCGGCGGAGTCTACTCCACGCCGCTTTTCATCGTGCTTGTGCTTGTCGAGTTCACCGACCTGGTTTTCGCCCTGGATTCCATTCCCGCGATTCTCGCGATCACCAAAAACGCGTTCATCGTGTTCACTTCGAACGTTTTCGCGATTCTCGGACTGCGCTCGCTTTACTTCGCGCTTGCGGGAGTGATGAATATGTTCCGGTACCTGCATTACGGCCTGTCCGCGGTGTTGATTTTCGTCGGCGTCAAAATGGTTATGAACGGTATCGTAGGCGAAGGATTCATCCCGATTGGAGTATCGCTCGGCGTCGTCGCGGCGCTTATCGCCGCAAGCGTTCTGGCGTCTATTTACATTCCCGCGAAGCCGACTGAAGGCCACGGCCACGGCTCGGTATAACCCTCACGCTGTGATAAACTCCGCGCCGTGTCGAAAGGCGTGCTGATACTTGCAAGCACCTCCCCTCGTCGAAAGGCGATTCTGGAATCGCTGGGATTGGAGTTCGAAATCGCCGTACCGGAGGGGCTGGATGAAAGCCTTCTTCTGGGCGGCGGCCTCGTCGCCCGGACTGAAATCCAAAGCGAGGAAAAGCTTGTCGAGCGCGTCGAGCGCCTCGCCTCTCTCAAGGCCTATTCGGTCGCCAATCTCAATCCGGCGCGGCTTGTGCTTGGAGCGGATACGATAGTCGCGATCGACAGCGTGGTGCTGGGAAAGCCGTCCGACGCGGACGCGGCTTTTGAAATGCTTAGGATGCTTTCGGGACGCACGCATTTCGTATACACGTCGCTTGCACTGGTCAATATCGCGGAGGGGTTGGAAATAACCGCGACGGAAAAAACCGCGGTCACGTTCAATTCCCTTTCGGAATCACGCATAAGAAAGTACGTGGAAATTGACGCGCCGTACGACAAGGCGGGCGGCTATGCGATCCAGGGGATCGGCTCGCTGCTTGTCAGGCGGATAAGCGGCTGCTATTGGAATGTGGTGGGGCTTCCGGTGGGGTTGCTTGACCGGATGCTGTTGCAGGTCGGAATCAACTTATTGTAGAAATCATGCTGGAAAGAAGCGAAACGAAGGGGCATCGCGAATCACCTGTGCGCCCGTTCCTGCGGAGGTTCGTCGCCAGCTGGCGGGCGCGCCATTTGGTGCTTACGATTTTCGCATTCGTCGTTTTCATTCTTCCCGGCCCGGTTATATTGGCGATTCTGTTCGCTTTCGTTCGCCGCGGCGAGAATCCCATCGATTCGTTGGTTTACATGATGCCCATGCTGTTTTTGGCCGCGATGTTTCCGCTGTCGCTTTCATTTTGGGTTGTTGCGGTGTTTCTGTTTTGGCTCGTTTTCTGTCTTCCTGCGGGGATAATGCTCATTACCGCGCCGCGGTTCCTTGCTCCCGTCGCTCTCGGCCTCATTGAGCGGCTCGACCTTAATTACCTGATTTTCGTTCCGATACTGGACGACGACTTCACGCGCAGCCGGTTCATGGAGGCGGTCGCGGGCGCGCCGGTTTCGGACGAGCGGATAAACCGCTCGCTTTTCGACCGGATCTGGTGGATGTCTTCCCAGATGCGTCCCGATTACCTGCTTGGGGGCATTCCGGGATACCTTGCGTCGCGCTGGCCCGAACTTCCCAAATCGCTCACAAACGCCGGGCTGCCCGTCAGCCGCCTAGGTTCCTTGGTTCTTCGACAGTGGTACCTGTACCTTTCCCAGGCGATAGCGTGGTTTTCATGCTGCAACAGCTGCTGCTGCGCGTACGTTTTGATTCCCGCGCTAATGTATCGCTTGGCGATAACCGTGCATTCGCTTGCATATTCGGCCGCGTACTGCAAGCTGCTGGTTGACGACTGGCCGTGGCGGATCTGAAATGCGAAGTGGATATCGGACGAATTAACCGTCCGCTCGCGCCGCTTTGCAGAAAAACGTTATGCTCCCGTTATTCCAGGCTCACTTCGACGGGGTTGCTGGTCGCGACATAGCCGAAGAATATCGCGGGATTCTGCACTGCGGGATACTGACAGAAAACCCGCGCCCAATCGCCCGCGGTGAGGTTGGAATCGTCCGTCAAAAGCTGCCCGCCAGCGCCGAACGCAAACTGCGCGGACGGATTGGCGGTCTCGTGGACTTCCATCCAGCCGACGTATTCGGTTATATCCACTCCGCCGATGGGCGGCGTCTGGTCGCCGTCCGTGCCGGGGTCGGGATCCCAGCTG
This genomic window contains:
- a CDS encoding TerC family protein — protein: MLASFSIREHCLASIFLWPQGAFLFAAAARDAGHAPASEGPVWPVWAWIAFVAFILAMLAIDLGLLHKRAHEVKLKEALTWCAIWISLAFAFNILVWVLHGPTQALEFLTGYVIEYSLSVDNIFVFILIFNYFHVPPAYQHRVLFWGIIGALTMRAGMIAAGVALITAFHWIVYVFGAFLVFSGIKMISSKGKKFEPERNPLLKIIRRIVPLTDGFRGQAFFVRIAGGVYSTPLFIVLVLVEFTDLVFALDSIPAILAITKNAFIVFTSNVFAILGLRSLYFALAGVMNMFRYLHYGLSAVLIFVGVKMVMNGIVGEGFIPIGVSLGVVAALIAASVLASIYIPAKPTEGHGHGSV
- a CDS encoding acyltransferase, producing MTEERKLEGIFAKEIIISPSAVVDEDVKIRGLDGNPAERVVIGDHTHVRKGFRAALKSIEIGDWCTINGPCTVYGYETVSIGHCCWIGQDVVLNCNAPLNIGRGCILSSKCNIWTHFTGGDTVEGCRYHSTKPATLGDDVWLGVGVTVAPVNIGAKSLVLSNAAVTHDIPPNRVYGGVPARDLTEKMGAPFEEISAAEKLERLRRKFEEFKIEMAAQGRALDFSKIRLTDGAPCEIAGVSTFSTLTRTYSKIGTEEETAFMRFLIPQIKFYPAGK
- a CDS encoding MCE family protein — protein: MADFSTQAKVGLFILVAVFMVYAGMAALEKKFRGQSYTIDVTFEDAKGLAKGVDVRINGIVEGVVADVERPEDMNVAVLHIKLRKGKRIPVHAKVIASKEGLIGEKVINIKWTDEEEMKWAEEGHVFQGEWEEGFDELVAKAAKLMTNVESLLSELSRTVDEDLINQMLTDISEKVIDSMDALSALLSNMNSLVGSNSDEINKILKNVVDTTEDFKQTSEEMKKLVSDPVLHARLDNITAGLEESVANLQSITANVNDLASDPELQKNIKDSARLTAETLEDAKGAIGELRGTLNSVNEKVTEVSKLSKIDVSGRVGGRYVHQDDPAPGTDENQALADVEMQAETRRGFVRVGVEGIGEDSTLNLQGGRRITPDLSMRGGIVRSKIGLGMDYRMGRAMWSLNGYDPNDPKINSYLGFKLNSDYSLRIGVEDAFGEQNLMAGLTFEF
- a CDS encoding ATP-binding cassette domain-containing protein, with the protein product MIVFDKVTVGFGEKLVLDEASFALPARKISYIIGPSGSGKSTILKVIMGFVRPRSGRVVIDGEDVTGISERQYARVRRKMGMVFQGSALFDGMTVAENVGFYPTFRERERPRVTARRVAEILKQLGLAGTEKLYPSELSGGMKRRVALARALIYQPKILLYDEPTTGLDPMSIELVDGIIREANERFDVTSVVVSHDISSVFNIADYVIFIDAGKPVEVGGKMGILTHAHPGVRRFSMGFQKLAERVHEAI
- the maf gene encoding septum formation protein Maf; this translates as MLILASTSPRRKAILESLGLEFEIAVPEGLDESLLLGGGLVARTEIQSEEKLVERVERLASLKAYSVANLNPARLVLGADTIVAIDSVVLGKPSDADAAFEMLRMLSGRTHFVYTSLALVNIAEGLEITATEKTAVTFNSLSESRIRKYVEIDAPYDKAGGYAIQGIGSLLVRRISGCYWNVVGLPVGLLDRMLLQVGINLL